A genomic segment from Phragmites australis chromosome 6, lpPhrAust1.1, whole genome shotgun sequence encodes:
- the LOC133920573 gene encoding protein SMALL AUXIN UP-REGULATED RNA 12-like produces MAITGSKKLGQGAQLKKMLRRCSSGLGRREEAGPPGDAPKGHFAVYVGAGRSRYIVPVACLAAPEFQELLRKAEEEFGFGHDMGITLPCDEATFHAVLAIAAIR; encoded by the coding sequence ATGGCGATAACAGGCTCCAAGAAGCTGGGGCAAGGAGCGCAGCTGAAGAAGATGCTGAGGAGGTGCTCATCGGGCCTggggagaagggaggaggccggGCCGCCCGGGGACGCGCCCAAGGGGCACTTTGCGGTGTACGTCGGCGCTGGCCGGAGCCGGTACATCGTGCCGGTGGCGTGCCTGGCCGCGCCCGAGTTCCAGGAGCTGCTCAGGAAGGCTGAGGAGGAGTTCGGGTTCGGGCACGACATGGGCATCACCCTGCCCTGCGATGAGGCCACGTTCCACGCCGTCCTCGCCATAGCGGCGATCCGATAG